ccttttaacctcagacttcaactacTGCACTGAGTCCtgtcaccttcagaagttttctgatgactcaggaatagttggctgcattgaaaagggtgatgagagtgaatataggactgtggtgggcaactttgtcacttggagtgcAGGAGGGCAggtgatgttgtgggggaggagctggacactctgacggcagtggcagagaggaggatgctgtccaggcttcagtccgtcttagacaatgtctcacaccctcatCATGACACACTGATTCAGCAGATGAGCTCTTTTAGCAGAaggctcctcttacccagatgcaccactgagcgccacaggaaatcattcctgcctgtggccatcaatctctacaacgcctCCTCAGTTATCctaacctccccccccccctctgtaactgacatttatgcattctctgcactgttcttgcacaagtcactatCACTTAACTTGGATTTCCAAGGTGAAGTGATATGACTATTGTGATATGGCACTACCCTGTGTGGAATGGACTgttgtacatatatatatatatatatatatatatatatatatatatatatatatatatatatatatatatatatatatatatatatatatataaacaatgtgtgtattctggagcatgtaacaaaagtaatttccccctgggatcattaaagtatgtcagatatactttatattatatactatatataagTATATTCAGATGCCAGTCAGAGGTAATCTAATTTAACTTTCCATCTTCCACGTGAGCACGTTTTACTTTAGATTCCACCACCTGAACTGAATCCGGTGACTGCGGCAGgaatgaaatacatttattggaGAAGCTTGGAAGACAGCTGTTTCTCACGCAGGCACAGTCCTGTGTGCCGATTCTTATTTGCCCTGAGGATCAGCAGTTCTGCTTTGTTACCGTAACATTTTATCGCTGCCTGACTGGAAGTCGTTGGATCCTTTAATGACTTCCCTGTCTGCTCCCCCAAGGGGCTTGGCATGGGTCGTGGAGTGTAGGTTAGTCGTCACCTGGATCTACTCTGACAGGTGTACTGTTCAGAATCCACAAAAGTCTGCATACATTCCTGTAAATAATCCCCAGGGAGGTGCCAGTGAGGGAGGGAGATGGTTAGATCACAAAAAAGAGCTGTCTGGTCTATTCTGGGTAGTTTGTCGAGAAAAgaagtgtgtgtgcgtgtgtgtctgtCCAAATGCAATAGGTGATGAAATGAGTCAACAACAGAGTCAAACAGCTGGGAGACTTTGTGCCTACTCGATGTCgggtcacttttttttaacaatatgttAATGACATTTCCTTTGTGATAATGATCCGTGTAatctttttgttattgtttctttcacgtcagagagagagaaaaaatgttGTTGACTGTGTGAGGACATAGTTGACCAAGCTAATTGTTTACCACATCGCATGAACTCAGTATCTGCGTTAGTCTATTAGGGGATCGGATACAAAGTCCCTGAACTATTTACACCTTTCAGCTAACTGAACAACTGAGCGCATCAGTGTGATCCCCAATCAATCCGCTGTCTCCCTCGTGGAAACGAGAGCAAATTTGCTTTCACACCCCGGTCTCCTGGCTGATGGGAGAATCTCCACACAAGCAGCCATACTTCTGGCCCGAAGATCAGTCTGGCTGGGAGGCGGTTGGGTTCTGCAAAGGTCTTTTGGACGTCTTGGAAGAAAACGGCATTAAAGGAACTTACTAAGTAATGCTGAGCACACATCCAAGGTGTGGAGAAAAATGCAGCAATTAATATTACACAGACTTCTAACAAAAATGTTACTAACGTGGCATGACGTATTACATACAGAGCAAACAAAATTGGCACAACCAAATCTACCAGGTTAACCGGGGCTAACCGTGACCCACTAAAGCAAATGTTCTAGATGCCTTCTGAGGCTCGTTCTTGAATCTTCCTAACCAAGCTCCGCTCTTGCAACGTGCCACGAGGAGAGGGTTCGTCGTGTGGAGCCCATGAACCAATCACAGGAAGATCTGGGGTAACGCGAGAGAAGCTTCCCGTTCAACAGCCATGGAAATAATTGCTTCATATTTTTTAAGCCTGATTCTTTAGGCTGAGAGAGACCAAAAATGTCAACAAACTCACATTCATGGTTTCCAGCATATATGATTTTTAGCACATAAAAAGGCAAGTTTTAATACAACAATCAAACAATCCGTAACCAGACATGACTATTTaaaggttcaccaccaatcacatcatgaagtttgcagacgacacaacggtagtgggcctgatcagagacgacaacgattaagactacagagaggaggtggagcagctggtgggctggtgcagagacaacagcctgatcctgaacgtggagaagacgaaggagatcatcgtcgacttcaggaagaaccgcccccaccacgctccactgctcatcaataactcagctgtggaggtggtcagcagcaccaagttcctgggggtgcacatcacggacaacctcacctggtctgtgaacaccacgtcactggtgaagagggcacagaagcgattgtacttcctgaggaggatgaggagagcccacctgcccccgcccatcctcacgaccttctacagaagcaccatagagagcattctgaccagctgtctctctgtgtggtgtggaggctgcagtgcctccgactggaagaacgtgaggagagtggtgaggacagcagaagggatcatcggggctcctcttccctccattaaagacatttcatcgcagcacTGTGTGTcctgagcccgtaacatcatcagggacccctcacacccccaccatggactgttctccctactgccttctgggaagaggttctgcagcatccactgcaggtccaccagattctgcaaaagctttttccctgttgccatcagactgttgaactgctaaaaCTGGTGAAGCCACAAAAGGGACTCTGAACTTTCCCCTGCACTGTTtagttttacattgttttacatctcAAGTGTTTACATAAaccgctgctgcatctttatcctgacatttactgcaatttactgtgatctttcaagctgtatgcaaacgaaatttcgttctgtatgcactttgtgtatacaaaatgacaataaagatgtctaagtctaaagtTATGTCTACTTACGGATTGTTTCAAAACGTCAtgaatttaaaatattgcaaacaAGGGATCATTTAAATAAGCGAAACAGCTACATATACTTACATTTTTAGCATTAAACTTGATGCTTGTCATATTTTGGATAGACCTGAAAGCCCAACATTAACACACTGAAGAGAGCACAGTTAAAACTAGGCGAGAAGTCAAATCTGAGTTGTTGGTGTGCCCTACAAcatactccttttttttttttttttacatgtaagcTGACATTTAGGGGTGATCTCAAGAattttctacttggtgttttgtAACCTGTAACAGGATCCTGACCCCAAAACATGTGAATCCACTGTTCTGCCCCATGCAAGGCACCTGTAGTACAGTACCAATAAAAGGTTGATACCTAATTTAAGGTTGACATAACTCCCGGAGTTTATTGCTCATTTGTTCATGCTCTTGTTATAGCATAACACACTCTTGTGTGTTATAGCAAAACGTTGCCTGGTGCTGTCATAAACGAAGTATAACTATGATTTTGTCTGCAGAAACGTAGCCGAGGGCCGTGCAGAAGTGGAAACAGTTTCTCAATGCCACATGATAtactgtgtttgtttctgatcaGTCTTCATGGGAAAGAGACGGGTCCAGGATTTATTCCAGCTGAACTGTTGCCACACTTTTGGCTATCAGAGTTATTGGCTTTCGGTCAAGGCCTTTTCAAATTTAGGGACTTTCTGAGTAACCTATTTCTGTGAACATCAGCCCGCACGGAGCACACAGGCCACACATGAGCTGACAGCCAGTCAGATGTGGTCATGGTTGACACTTGCCGTCGATCCGGTCGCCAAATGGAATTTGAGTTAAGTGTAAAGTTCAAATGTCGCCGTGGAGTCAGACATTTTGTTTCACCCTGAGCAGATACCAGCGGAATGTGTTGGAGGGCAAACTGGAACAACCAGATGACATCGTCCCttcacgcgcacacacacacacacacacacacacgtgcacacacacacacacacacacacacacacacacaccattccTCTACCGCCCCGTGCATGCACACATACTGCTATATACCCCCCACCGCCCAACAACACACACGTTGAGGTAGCCTGCAATGCATTTCTATGTATTGTCCATTACCTGCATGTAACACCTGAAACTGACGTCTCTGCTACATTTATTTATCTCTTATTTATTCATGCACAGCTGCCTGTTTTTAACCCTCACTTGTCCTCACCCGCAACCTGTTTACTGTCCATACTGCACAGATGCAATGGCTCTTCAGAGACTCTGtgacttgttttatttactttatcatTATTTTGTCTTCGGtcattcagaatcagaatcagaatcatactttaataattccagggggaaattacttttgttacatgctccagaatacacacattgttatatatatatttaccacATTCCATACAAGGTGGTACCATATCACAATAGTCATATCACTTCACCTTGGAAATCCAAGTGAAGTGATAGTGACTTGTGtaagaacagtgcaaagaaaGCATAAATGTGAGttacaaggggggggggggggggggtgttagaataataattcttttatttttcagtcttTGAAACGACTGCGATCTTGTTGTGATGCTGACAACGGTGTGTGCAATCAACAAACTTCTTATCTTAAAGTAGAAACAACTAATGACGTCAAGTCTCTCTGCCAGCTCCGTGCGTCTCTGTGACATATGGATGCTAGGCGGAAGATTGGAAACAGCACTTTTGATGTTAGTTATTGTCATAAATTCTGTCCTCTccattcagaattttttttttttattctggtgaCACATCGGGTTAGCCTAGCAGACTAATCCAGATGGATCTAGGCTCCACTCTTCTCCTTTGGGGGCCCTCATCCTGATGAGTCATGATTGATGACACAGACGTGCCAAGTCACCAAGGCGCATCTTTCCTGTAAGTCTCCTGAGTGAGCACAGACCTAACAGGAATCTGAGGAGGAATTTCCCATGCCTTCTATTTCAGGAGCAAGTGTCGCTTTTATTCTCGAAGCTGCTGTCCTTTGATATTAGCGCGAGGGTTGGAGGAACAATCCAGCCGTCCCACCTAGTCCACATGAACAGAACACGCCGATCTTCACATTGTTATCTCTTAGAGacaaagttcttgttttttgttagtTTACCTTGTGCACAGAAAAACATTCCTAAAAATGACTTTgaccacgtttttttttcttccacaaagcaaaaataataagaaaaaaaacccagcatgCTCAGACCTGCCTTCTTATGTAACACATATGAAGCGCACACATGTGTACACTCATGAAATGCCTGGACCCCTTTGTGTCAGCTGGACCCGACTGGTTACATCGACATGTGTGCATCTGAGTGGGGCTGCAATGTTGAATTAGACTAACGGAGTAGCTGATAAATGCAGCAGCAATGATTTCCTCACACTGACGTCCCATGTATGAAAGATTTAGAAAATGCAGAAAGCGGTTAGGCTCTGGGAGCTTAATATTTCCAGTAACTTTCCACTCGGTTGATCCTGGTTGATGGCTTGGTTTATGACAACCACAGTTTTGTGCAGACACATCATTTCACGATTAGATGGACGAAAAAGAGAGATAAAGATAGacggagtggggggggggggggggtataattACACAGCAGGGACTGGAACTCTGTACCGCCCTCCAGTTCTCCCCCCCCTCTGGGAACATGGTCTTACTATATAAAGGAGAGCCAGATCCACAAGAGTTTGCTGAGTCAGGCAGATTTGGGTTATACCTCCAACAAGACTGCAGCTAGAAAACTTCCCTTCCAGAGCTGGTCCAGTTCTCCTTGCTGAGTTCTCAGTGTTGGAGACCAGGGGAATCCAACTGGTCCGGGCCGAGTTCTTAGCTCATTCAGAGATAAAGAAAACCTTTTCACTTTCAAGTCCATTGACAGGATGGAACCGAAAAGCTTCTTCGCTCACAGAAAAGCGTTGGTGGTGATGTGCATTGCAGTAATACTGCTGGCTCAGGAGGTAAGCGGACTCGACTGTTGATTTAACCGGGAGGTGTGAAGTTTTGTAATGGAAATTAAATTGTTATAGAAATTATAAGGCAAagataatgatttttttaaagttttaagttgCAAACATGATATTCAGACCATCTTCCTCAAAAGCTGACAAAGTGTTGACTCTTGATCCATGttgtgtcaaataaataacTGGCTTTACCTGTGTTATATGCACGCAAACCCGTTGTCTGAATGCTTTTAAACACCAAAAGCCAACAGGTCACAGACATGAAAATCAGTGGCAGTGTTGTAGTTTACCTTCCTCTGAGGAAATTTCTGCAACCAATAGACAtccctgtgtcttttttttgtgtgtttatcaGGCACAAGCGGGTCCATTGGTACCGCGGGTCCAGTCCAGCTCTGACCAGGTCCGAGATTTGAGAGGAGAACCCGTGGAGCACATGCTGAAGAGAGTTGCGCGGATGACCCCACTGTGGAGGATCATGAGCAGCAAACCGTCTGGAGCTTTCTGCCAAAACAACTTTGAATGCGCTACTGGACTCTGCAGGTAACAGGGCAAAAAGAGCAATATTTTCAGTTGTCATGAAAGCAGGAGAGGACACTTGCATGGCCTTCACTGATAGTAATTACATGGTGTTGCCATACCCAAGAACAGTGACCGATTAGGATGAGCATATTAAGACTTCAAAGTTTACTTCGTGGAAAACTTGCGAAGACTACTGGGTTTGCTAATTGGGTTAGCATTGAGCTACCTGCTATTAGCAACACAAGCCCCAAACAATGCATTTTATCTCCAATTCAGCCATTCAGACACCTAACAAACATCTTCACTTAAAAAAACGATGAGATTATTACAGTATGTACGCTACTAGTTTAATGAGATCCACAATTCATCCATTTCTGCAacgttttcttttacaaaatttTCTATTTGTTGTATTTAAA
The DNA window shown above is from Fundulus heteroclitus isolate FHET01 chromosome 14, MU-UCD_Fhet_4.1, whole genome shotgun sequence and carries:
- the leap2 gene encoding liver-expressed antimicrobial peptide 2 is translated as MEPKSFFAHRKALVVMCIAVILLAQEAQAGPLVPRVQSSSDQVRDLRGEPVEHMLKRVARMTPLWRIMSSKPSGAFCQNNFECATGLCREGRCSTSQRPSLEPVKY